In a single window of the Rhizobium tropici CIAT 899 genome:
- the ydiJ gene encoding D-2-hydroxyglutarate dehydrogenase YdiJ: protein MIPRLISAKDSSLHQTDAFTRRLSALGFGGDVEMDNGARTVASTDNSIYQVKPTAILYPRGVEDLKIIAKAISEPAFSDLVIAPRGGGTGTNGQSLTSGVVVDCSRHMNRILEIDPVRKIARVEAGVVKDQLNKALKPYGLFFAPELSTSNRATIGGMISTDACGQGSCLYGKTSNHVLGLHVVLSDASDWWSRPLAETELEEIKARDDRIGEIHRVVDAIARDKSELIAATFPKLNRYMTGYNLAHIRRDDGLFDLNAVLCGSEGTLALIAEAELNVLPIPAHSALINIRYNNFNIALEDARQLVALKVASVETVDEKVLGLAKGDIVWSSIARFFPEDASGSANGINIVEVLADNRDELERKLADVTAALDDLSAACHKGYTVAHEKTEIEAIWSMRKRAVGLLGNVEGPVRPVPFVEDTAVPPEHLAAYIGEFRALLDAEGLDYGMFGHVDAGVLHVRPALDLTRADHQPLIRKISDGVVALTRKYGGVLWGEHGKGVRSEYVPEYFGELYPSLQDIKHAFDPEDRLNPGKIASGASRPLLKIDEVSLRGDFDRIIGNDIRAAFDNSAYCNGNGACFDFDATSPMCPSFKATSDRRYSPKGRAALMREWLRLLAERKVDPRREAVVLRRGNPFGVLLRRIANSLNPANRNDFSHEVRAAMDTCLACKACAGQCPVKVSVPAFRSKFLELYYGRYLRPFKDPIVAAIETTLPLMARFKLGYNLLTGSTAGQGLMRLAGLTALPAMPAVSLEREAARLGVQVATPERLRKLSTEERAQAVVIVADVFSTYFDPAVVIAALKLALKMGFKPLLAMSENNGKALHVHGYLGRFEKAAAKSRDYLDRISQMSIPLVGIDPSMTLTYRSEYAALPSAKLHAPVLLLQEWLAANIDRISASEAVPHERFTLLAHCTERTNAPAALKQWSVLFVKLGIKLDMADVGCCGMAGTFGHEVRNRALSEKLYAMSWRDRIAENGNQTVVMATGFSCRSQAAKIDHQIIPHPIEILERLVD from the coding sequence ATGATACCACGCCTCATTTCGGCGAAAGACAGTTCGCTACATCAGACCGACGCCTTCACCCGTCGGCTGTCAGCACTCGGCTTTGGCGGCGACGTGGAGATGGACAATGGTGCCAGGACGGTCGCCTCGACCGACAATTCCATCTATCAGGTCAAGCCGACGGCAATTCTCTATCCGCGCGGCGTCGAAGATCTGAAAATTATCGCCAAAGCCATATCCGAGCCCGCCTTTTCCGATCTCGTCATCGCTCCCCGCGGCGGGGGCACCGGAACGAACGGACAATCCCTGACGTCGGGCGTCGTCGTCGATTGCTCCAGGCATATGAACCGCATCCTGGAGATCGATCCGGTCCGAAAGATCGCCCGTGTCGAGGCCGGTGTCGTCAAGGATCAGCTCAACAAGGCGCTGAAACCATACGGTCTGTTCTTCGCGCCTGAGCTTTCCACCTCCAACCGCGCCACGATCGGCGGCATGATTTCCACCGATGCATGCGGCCAGGGCTCGTGTCTCTACGGGAAGACCAGCAACCATGTTCTCGGGCTGCATGTGGTGCTCTCAGACGCTAGCGACTGGTGGTCGCGCCCGCTGGCCGAGACCGAGCTGGAGGAGATCAAGGCGCGCGACGATCGGATCGGCGAAATTCACCGCGTCGTTGATGCAATTGCCAGGGACAAAAGCGAGCTGATCGCGGCGACCTTCCCGAAACTCAACCGCTACATGACCGGCTATAATCTCGCCCATATCAGGCGCGACGACGGCCTCTTCGATCTCAATGCGGTGCTGTGCGGCTCGGAAGGCACGCTTGCTTTGATTGCCGAGGCCGAACTCAACGTGCTGCCGATCCCGGCGCATTCGGCGCTCATCAACATTCGCTATAACAATTTCAACATCGCGCTCGAAGATGCGCGGCAGCTGGTGGCGCTGAAGGTCGCCTCGGTCGAGACAGTCGACGAGAAGGTGTTGGGTCTGGCGAAGGGCGATATCGTCTGGAGCAGCATCGCCCGCTTCTTTCCCGAGGATGCATCCGGCTCCGCCAATGGCATCAATATCGTCGAGGTGCTGGCCGACAATCGCGACGAGCTGGAACGGAAGCTGGCGGATGTGACCGCCGCTCTTGATGACCTCTCGGCGGCCTGCCACAAGGGCTATACGGTTGCCCATGAAAAGACCGAGATCGAGGCGATCTGGTCGATGCGCAAGCGCGCCGTCGGTCTGCTCGGCAATGTCGAAGGACCGGTGCGGCCTGTGCCGTTCGTCGAGGATACCGCTGTTCCACCCGAGCATCTGGCCGCCTATATCGGAGAGTTCCGGGCGCTTCTCGATGCCGAGGGGCTGGATTACGGCATGTTCGGCCATGTCGATGCCGGCGTGCTGCATGTTCGCCCAGCGCTCGATCTTACCCGCGCCGACCACCAGCCACTCATCCGCAAGATCAGCGACGGCGTCGTTGCCCTCACCCGCAAATATGGCGGCGTGCTCTGGGGCGAACATGGCAAGGGCGTGCGCTCCGAATATGTTCCTGAATATTTCGGCGAGCTTTATCCGAGCCTGCAGGACATCAAGCATGCGTTTGATCCGGAAGATCGCCTCAATCCCGGCAAGATCGCATCCGGCGCATCACGTCCATTGCTCAAGATCGATGAAGTATCTCTGCGTGGCGACTTCGATCGTATCATCGGCAACGATATCCGCGCCGCCTTCGACAATTCAGCCTATTGCAACGGGAACGGCGCCTGCTTCGATTTCGATGCGACAAGCCCGATGTGCCCCTCCTTCAAGGCAACGAGTGATCGGCGCTATTCTCCAAAAGGCCGCGCGGCGCTGATGCGGGAATGGCTGCGCCTGCTCGCCGAACGGAAGGTCGATCCGCGACGCGAGGCGGTGGTGCTACGCCGTGGCAACCCTTTCGGCGTTCTCCTGCGGCGGATTGCCAACTCCCTTAACCCGGCCAATCGAAATGATTTCTCCCATGAGGTGCGGGCGGCAATGGATACCTGCCTCGCCTGCAAGGCATGTGCCGGCCAATGTCCCGTCAAGGTCAGCGTTCCGGCTTTCCGATCGAAATTCCTCGAGCTCTATTACGGCCGATACCTGAGGCCCTTCAAGGACCCAATCGTTGCTGCCATCGAGACGACCCTGCCCCTAATGGCGCGTTTCAAACTAGGCTACAATCTGCTGACCGGATCGACCGCCGGCCAGGGCTTGATGCGGCTTGCCGGTCTCACCGCGCTTCCCGCCATGCCTGCAGTATCGCTGGAAAGGGAAGCTGCTCGTCTCGGCGTGCAGGTTGCTACTCCTGAACGGTTGAGAAAGCTCTCCACAGAGGAGCGAGCCCAAGCGGTCGTCATTGTAGCCGATGTCTTCTCCACCTATTTCGATCCAGCCGTTGTCATCGCCGCGCTCAAGCTCGCCCTGAAGATGGGCTTCAAACCGTTGCTCGCTATGTCTGAGAACAACGGCAAGGCCCTGCATGTGCATGGCTATCTCGGTCGCTTCGAAAAGGCGGCAGCGAAATCGCGTGATTATCTCGATCGTATCTCGCAAATGAGCATTCCGCTTGTCGGCATCGATCCGTCAATGACGCTGACCTATCGCAGCGAATATGCAGCTCTTCCATCCGCCAAGCTGCACGCGCCGGTGCTGCTGCTTCAGGAATGGCTTGCGGCCAATATTGACCGAATATCAGCATCAGAGGCTGTGCCGCACGAACGCTTCACGCTGCTTGCCCATTGTACCGAACGAACGAATGCCCCGGCTGCACTCAAGCAATGGTCCGTGCTCTTCGTGAAATTGGGGATCAAGCTAGATATGGCCGATGTCGGCTGCTGTGGCATGGCCGGCACCTTCGGCCACGAGGTCCGCAATCGCGCCCTCTCGGAAAAGCTTTATGCGATGAGCTGGCGGGACAGGATCGCCGAAAACGGCAATCAGACGGTGGTGATGGCGACCGGCTTTTCCTGTCGTTCACAGGCCGCCAAGATCGATCATCAGATCATCCCGCACCCGATCGAGATCCTCGAGCGGCTGGTTGATTAG
- a CDS encoding pyridoxal phosphate-dependent aminotransferase, whose product MTIATKIEEAGFKPASRIASIGVSTILQIGARASAMKRDGLPVIILGAGEPDFDTPDNVKEAAKAAIDRGETKYTALDGTPELKKAIAGKFQRENGIDYALDEITVAAGAKQILFNAFMASINPGDEVIIPTPYWTSYSDIVEICGGVPVLIPCDAKAGFRLKADQLEKAITPKTRWLLLNSPSNPSGAAYSKADYMPLIEVLSRHPHVWLMVDDMYEHIVYDGFEFVTPVAIEPSLKSRTLTVNGVSKAYAMTGWRIGYAGGPKALIKAMAVIQSQATSCPSSVSQAAAVAALNGPQDFLEGRKASFQRRRDLVVNRLNAIEGLDCLMPEGAFYTFSGCAGVLGTTTPSGKMIETDADFCTYLLDEAHVAVVPGSAFGLSPYFRISYATSETDLVEALDRIERACVALRR is encoded by the coding sequence CGGCGTTTCCACCATTCTTCAGATCGGCGCGCGCGCCAGCGCGATGAAGCGTGACGGCCTGCCCGTCATCATTCTCGGTGCAGGCGAACCGGATTTCGATACGCCCGACAACGTGAAGGAAGCGGCCAAGGCCGCCATCGATCGCGGCGAAACGAAATATACCGCACTCGACGGCACGCCGGAGCTGAAGAAGGCGATCGCCGGAAAGTTTCAGCGCGAGAACGGCATCGACTACGCGCTCGACGAAATCACCGTGGCGGCAGGTGCCAAGCAGATCCTGTTCAACGCTTTCATGGCCTCGATCAATCCGGGCGACGAGGTCATCATCCCGACACCCTATTGGACCTCCTATTCCGATATCGTCGAGATTTGCGGCGGCGTACCGGTTCTGATCCCTTGCGATGCCAAGGCCGGCTTCCGCCTGAAGGCGGATCAGCTCGAAAAGGCGATCACGCCGAAGACGCGCTGGCTGCTCCTCAACTCGCCATCGAATCCATCAGGTGCCGCCTATTCCAAGGCCGACTATATGCCTCTGATCGAGGTGCTGTCGCGCCATCCGCATGTCTGGCTGATGGTCGACGACATGTATGAGCACATCGTCTATGACGGATTCGAGTTCGTCACGCCCGTTGCGATCGAGCCCAGCCTCAAGAGTCGGACGCTGACCGTCAACGGCGTCTCCAAGGCCTATGCCATGACCGGCTGGCGCATCGGCTATGCCGGCGGTCCCAAGGCTCTCATCAAGGCCATGGCGGTCATCCAGAGCCAGGCGACATCCTGCCCTTCCTCCGTCAGCCAAGCCGCGGCCGTCGCTGCGCTGAATGGTCCGCAGGACTTTCTTGAGGGTCGCAAGGCAAGCTTCCAGCGCCGGCGCGATCTGGTCGTCAACAGGCTGAATGCCATCGAAGGCCTGGATTGCCTGATGCCGGAAGGTGCCTTCTACACATTCTCCGGCTGCGCCGGCGTACTCGGAACGACGACACCATCCGGAAAGATGATCGAGACGGATGCGGATTTCTGCACCTATCTGCTCGATGAGGCCCATGTCGCCGTCGTGCCCGGCTCGGCCTTCGGATTGTCGCCCTATTTCCGCATTTCCTACGCGACGTCGGAAACCGATCTTGTCGAAGCGCTTGATCGCATCGAAAGGGCCTGCGTGGCGCTCCGGCGCTAG